The DNA sequence TCCAGCGCATCCCTGACAAGGGCAAGATAATTCTCTTCCCTTGCGTCTATCTCGATTTGGGGCCTGACCCTCCTGAGGTTGATCCTCTTCACCACGGCATTTCCGTTCTCCAAGGTCACTAGGTTCACAGCCTTTCCGTTCCTTGCACACGCCTTTATCTCCCTTGTGCTGGTCATTTCCGTCGATCCAGCATAGGCAAACACGCTTCTCCCCATTTTCACCTGATCCGAATCGTGTATGTGGCCGAATGCCATGTAACTGAAATTCACTGGAATCTCGTTTTTTAGTGCTTCGCACTCCTCCGGAGGAAGATATCCTTCAACAGCCTGATGCGTAATCAGCACTGACGATAACGAGTCCTTTGCCATGGCGTCAGCCTTACGGTATTCCTCGGGAAGCCTGGCTTTCCTGAAGCCCTTCATGTTGGATATGCCGCAGATCATGACTTCCTCGCCATTACCGGAGTAAAGGGTGCTCTCACAGCCGTCCCTTCCCAGCAGGACTATGTTAAGGTGATCAAATATGTCTGCAGCAGGGAAATCTATCCGTTTCGGCCTGTCATGATCACCAAGGACCACGTACATTTTCTTTCCG is a window from the Thermoplasmatales archaeon genome containing:
- a CDS encoding DNA double-strand break repair protein Mre11; the protein is MVRFLHLSDTHLGARQYMMELREEDFYDAFREAIDIGLAEDVDFFVHSGDLFHYADPSNRALTEFKNAALRIRESGKKMYVVLGDHDRPKRIDFPAADIFDHLNIVLLGRDGCESTLYSGNGEEVMICGISNMKGFRKARLPEEYRKADAMAKDSLSSVLITHQAVEGYLPPEECEALKNEIPVNFSYMAFGHIHDSDQVKMGRSVFAYAGSTEMTSTREIKACARNGKAVNLVTLENGNAVVKRINLRRVRPQIEIDAREENYLALVRDALEKNPVHNGKLPIVTLKISGKSDRLKVGETLEKMKDTAIFRKPEFISEDRSAIEKPDDNSMKSYFAAYFKDNAEMASLAEKMYESLLNDDDDRTYSTVLGYLGITEER